The Nocardia sp. BMG51109 nucleotide sequence TGTGCAACTCGGTGGCACCGTTCCTCCTGGTCTCGCGACTGCGCCCGGCCATGTCGTCCGCCCCCGCCCGCCGCAAGTACGTCGTCAACGTCTCGGCCATGGAGGGCGTCTTCGGCCGCGGATACAAGGGCCCCGGCCATCCGCACACCAATATGGCCAAGGCCGCCCTGAACATGCTCACCCGCACCAGCGCCCGCGAGATGTTCGAGGCCGACCGCATCCTGATGACCGCCGTCGACACCGGCTGGATCACCGACGAGCGCCCGCACTTCACGAAGGTCCGCCTCGCCGACGAGGGCTTCCACGCACCGCTCGACCTCGTCGACGGCGCCGCCCGCGTCTACGACCCCATCGTCCGCGGCGAGCACGGCGACGACCTGTTCGGCTGCTTCCTCAAGGACTACGAACCGTCCAACTGGTGAGCACCGCCTCCCGCTCTGTGCTGTTTTTGTCGCGAGATTCGGTCGGTCGCCATTATCGAGACTCATGTTTGAATGCGCATAGGTCGATAGCGGTATTGGATATCCTCTCCCGGATCGACCTGCGGCGGAACCCGGTCCGTCTGCCACTCCGGGCCCGTCTCACGTCGACCCCGCACGTGACTTCACGTGTCGATGTTGTTGGCTCTCTGCGTATTTGCCGACGCCACTCCCCCATCCGGGCCCCAGACGCCCCTCGTCGAGACACATGCTCGAATTCGCATATCGGTGTATGGATATTGGAATGTCCTGCGCGGCAAGCCCGCCGGCACCGCACCGGTGCACGCCGTCTGCCGGAGTGACCGGTTCGGCGAATTTGCCAGGTGCGCGCGGGTGCGTCGCCCTTCTAATCTGGATGTATGTACCGGGTGCTGGCCGATGCCACCGCGAGTGTGCACTTCCTGTTCATCGCCTATCTGGTGACGGGCGGCTTCCTGGCGTGGCGGTGGCAGTGGACCATCTGGACGCATGCCGCCGCCGTCGCGTGGGGATTCAGCACGGTGCTGATCGGCGTCGACTGCCCGCTCACGCACCTGGAGAACTGGGCGCGCGGGCGGGCCGGCGAGAGCGAGCTGCCGACCAGCGGATTCATCGACTACTACATCACCGGGGTGCTGTATCCGAGCAGTGCGCTGGGCCTCGTCCGGATGCTGGTCATCCTCGTGGTCGCGGTGTCGTGGGGCGGGTTGTGGTGGCTGTCGCGACACCGCGACTACCCCGCGCAGCTGCGCCGCCCGTAACCGTCACGAGAGGCGGGCGGCAACGAAGCTGGCCACCTGCGGAACCTTCTCGTCGAGGTAGAAGTGGCGGCCCGGGAATATCTCCAGCTCGAAATCGCCCGTGGTGTGCTCGCGC carries:
- a CDS encoding DUF2784 domain-containing protein, whose amino-acid sequence is MYRVLADATASVHFLFIAYLVTGGFLAWRWQWTIWTHAAAVAWGFSTVLIGVDCPLTHLENWARGRAGESELPTSGFIDYYITGVLYPSSALGLVRMLVILVVAVSWGGLWWLSRHRDYPAQLRRP